A window of the Chitinispirillum alkaliphilum genome harbors these coding sequences:
- a CDS encoding 4-hydroxybutyrate coenzyme A transferase, whose product MPAWETLYEKKVMDAESAIRKINPGDRIFIGTGCGQPQTLVDELVKDGNNIVDSEIYHFLTQGDAPYIKEEYAKKFRAHSFFLAENVREAIAGGRGDYLPIYLSEIPTLFRTGRLPIDVALVQTSPPDRNGNLSLGISVDIVKAAAENSLTIIVEVNPNMPRTMGDSFIPVEMVDAVVLSQRDLLEYNQPKADPVTEAIALNIASLIEDGSTLEVGIGNIPQAVLSYLEDKKDLGIHTEMFNESIIPLVEKGIVNGSRKTKNRGKITASFCMGSRKLYDFVHENPIFEFRPSEYVNDPNIISEHNRMVAINEAVEVDMTGQVCSDSVGYKFHSGIGGLGDFNRGASRARDGKSIVALRSTSPDGKASKIVPKLTEGAGVVLNRADVHYIVTEYGIVNLFGKNIRERVLALAEIAHPDFRNEILKEAKTHSYIYPHQKELPSKGPYYPKEYETSRTLSDGTNIHFRPIRPSDETALRDMFYALSEQSIAFRFYEPTKSFPQQFIQDFTTIDYSNDMAIAAVVQDVGGEQIVGIAHYYLNKATKMAEISFAVRDDWQSKGIGTYLMNILTDIARKRGVEGFEAKVLVKNELMLSVFYNSGYEVKTKLENDTYQISYNFKDK is encoded by the coding sequence ATGCCAGCATGGGAAACTCTTTATGAGAAGAAGGTTATGGATGCCGAATCCGCCATCCGTAAGATAAATCCTGGAGATCGTATCTTTATCGGTACAGGGTGTGGTCAGCCCCAGACTCTTGTGGATGAACTGGTTAAGGATGGAAACAATATCGTTGATTCGGAAATTTATCATTTCCTGACCCAGGGTGATGCTCCCTATATTAAGGAAGAGTATGCAAAGAAGTTCAGAGCCCACAGTTTTTTTCTGGCCGAAAATGTAAGAGAGGCTATTGCCGGGGGCCGGGGAGATTATCTGCCAATTTACCTCTCGGAAATACCAACCCTTTTCCGCACAGGAAGACTGCCCATTGATGTGGCACTGGTTCAGACAAGTCCGCCCGACAGAAACGGCAACCTTAGCCTGGGTATTTCTGTTGATATCGTGAAAGCTGCAGCTGAAAACAGTCTCACCATAATTGTGGAAGTTAACCCGAATATGCCCCGTACTATGGGAGACTCTTTTATCCCTGTTGAAATGGTAGATGCAGTTGTGCTGAGCCAGAGAGATCTGCTCGAATACAACCAGCCCAAAGCAGATCCGGTAACAGAAGCTATTGCTCTGAATATAGCCTCACTTATTGAGGATGGCTCTACTCTGGAGGTGGGAATAGGAAATATACCCCAGGCTGTTCTCAGTTACCTCGAAGACAAAAAAGATCTTGGAATTCATACTGAAATGTTTAATGAGTCCATTATTCCCCTTGTGGAAAAAGGTATCGTAAACGGATCGCGTAAAACAAAGAACAGAGGTAAAATCACCGCTAGCTTCTGTATGGGTAGCCGTAAACTGTATGATTTTGTTCATGAAAACCCGATATTTGAATTTCGCCCCTCTGAATATGTAAACGATCCCAATATCATAAGTGAACACAACAGGATGGTTGCGATAAACGAGGCCGTTGAAGTGGATATGACAGGTCAGGTCTGTTCCGATTCTGTAGGTTACAAATTTCACAGCGGAATCGGTGGATTGGGGGATTTCAACAGAGGAGCTTCACGGGCAAGGGATGGAAAATCGATCGTCGCCCTTCGTTCAACATCTCCGGACGGTAAAGCTTCCAAAATTGTTCCCAAACTGACAGAGGGAGCGGGAGTGGTGCTCAACCGTGCCGATGTGCATTATATAGTTACTGAGTACGGGATTGTAAATCTCTTTGGGAAAAATATACGGGAGCGTGTACTTGCACTGGCAGAAATCGCCCATCCTGATTTTCGTAATGAGATACTAAAGGAAGCCAAGACTCACTCCTACATCTACCCGCACCAAAAAGAGCTTCCTTCAAAAGGCCCCTATTATCCCAAGGAATATGAAACTTCACGCACACTTTCTGATGGTACAAATATTCATTTCCGTCCCATACGCCCATCAGACGAAACAGCCCTGAGGGATATGTTCTATGCGCTTTCCGAGCAGTCAATTGCTTTCAGGTTCTATGAACCTACAAAATCATTTCCACAGCAATTTATTCAGGATTTCACCACAATCGATTACTCAAACGATATGGCCATAGCTGCTGTTGTGCAGGATGTTGGGGGAGAGCAGATTGTTGGTATTGCCCATTACTACCTGAACAAGGCCACAAAGATGGCTGAAATCTCATTTGCTGTTCGGGATGACTGGCAATCAAAGGGGATTGGAACATATCTTATGAATATCCTTACCGATATAGCCCGTAAACGCGGAGTTGAAGGGTTTGAGGCAAAGGTGCTTGTCAAAAATGAGCTTATGCTTTCTGTATTCTACAATTCAGGCTACGAAGTCAAAACAAAGCTTGAAAATGACACTTATCAGATTTCATACAATTTCAAAGATAAATGA
- a CDS encoding Acetyl-CoA synthetase yields MNFEKLLRPKSVAVIGASSDSKKVGNNVLDNIIKGGFEGDIYPINPKVDEILGVKCYKSLDEVPGTVDLAVIVIKRDLVIPMLRDCASNGVKAVIVITAGFGETGEEGRKLQREIVQIVRQNNMTMVGPNCLGLINPWHKLNASFGQGLNEAGSIGLISQSGALITAIQDMSVENRIGFSMLASLGNKAALDEVDFLNNLHYDDNTKVIAAYLEDISRGQEFMRVAERVGKTKPILILKSGRTAAGAQAASSHTGSLAGADSAYNSAFERSGVIRVDSIEHLFDISTAFAYQPLPKGDRVAVVTNAGGPGIMMTDALEMAGLKMAKLDDGVKENLMKELPCAASVHNPVDVLGDAGGDLYGSSMDTLLASDKVDSLIVILTPQKMTDDVAIANAIVECSKKYEKPILACFMGADIVSKGVEILRENRIPQYSIPERAARAMREMVTYSRYKSRPLRVVERFAVNKIPVIKTIRAIMSTGYMEIGEADAKAILKAYNFNVPPGLVATNVEEAAKFSSEVGFPVAMKISSPDILHKSDVGGVKVGMQNASAVEDAFELMMLRVKRKKPDADIKGVLIERMIFGGREVILGMKKDPQFGPVLMFGLGGIFVEVLKDVSFGLAPLTSEECIKMIESTKSYKLLTGARGEKPYDILAIVENLQRMSQLVIDFPEISEIDINPLKVGHEGDGAFVVDARIVLEKENG; encoded by the coding sequence ATGAATTTTGAAAAGCTACTTCGTCCTAAATCTGTTGCTGTGATAGGTGCTTCCTCCGACAGTAAAAAGGTTGGTAATAATGTCCTTGATAATATCATAAAGGGTGGCTTTGAAGGAGATATCTATCCTATAAACCCCAAGGTTGACGAGATTCTGGGTGTGAAATGTTATAAATCGCTGGATGAGGTTCCCGGGACTGTAGATCTGGCGGTTATTGTTATAAAACGTGATTTGGTAATCCCGATGCTAAGAGACTGTGCATCAAACGGAGTGAAAGCTGTTATTGTGATTACTGCCGGTTTCGGAGAAACGGGTGAAGAGGGACGTAAACTACAAAGAGAAATTGTTCAGATTGTACGTCAGAACAACATGACCATGGTAGGTCCCAACTGTCTTGGGCTGATAAATCCATGGCATAAACTGAATGCTTCTTTTGGTCAGGGATTGAATGAAGCCGGTTCGATCGGACTTATATCACAATCGGGTGCGCTTATAACTGCTATTCAGGATATGTCGGTTGAAAACAGGATTGGTTTCTCGATGCTGGCATCTCTTGGGAATAAAGCAGCGCTGGATGAAGTGGATTTCCTCAATAATCTTCACTACGACGATAACACCAAGGTTATCGCTGCTTATCTGGAAGATATCTCCAGAGGTCAGGAGTTTATGCGTGTTGCCGAGCGTGTAGGTAAAACAAAGCCGATTCTTATTCTTAAATCGGGACGTACCGCTGCGGGTGCTCAGGCTGCATCATCTCACACCGGCAGTCTTGCTGGAGCGGACAGTGCATACAACAGTGCTTTCGAACGTTCCGGTGTGATCAGAGTGGATTCAATAGAGCATCTTTTCGATATTTCAACCGCGTTTGCCTATCAGCCTCTGCCCAAAGGTGACAGAGTTGCAGTTGTAACCAACGCCGGTGGTCCCGGAATCATGATGACCGACGCATTGGAAATGGCTGGGCTGAAGATGGCTAAACTTGATGATGGGGTCAAGGAGAATCTTATGAAGGAGCTTCCTTGTGCCGCTTCGGTGCACAACCCGGTCGATGTTCTGGGTGATGCCGGTGGGGATCTGTACGGAAGCTCTATGGACACACTGCTTGCCAGCGATAAAGTGGATAGTCTTATCGTTATTCTTACACCACAAAAAATGACCGATGATGTTGCAATCGCAAATGCAATAGTGGAGTGTTCAAAAAAATATGAAAAACCGATACTTGCCTGTTTCATGGGAGCAGATATCGTTTCAAAAGGTGTTGAGATTCTCAGAGAAAACCGCATCCCCCAGTATTCAATTCCGGAGCGTGCTGCACGCGCAATGCGGGAAATGGTGACCTATTCAAGATACAAGAGCCGTCCGCTGCGTGTTGTGGAGCGCTTTGCAGTTAATAAAATACCTGTAATCAAAACCATAAGGGCCATAATGAGTACAGGGTACATGGAGATAGGTGAGGCTGATGCCAAAGCTATACTGAAAGCCTATAATTTCAATGTACCTCCGGGACTTGTGGCAACAAATGTGGAAGAAGCTGCCAAATTCAGCTCTGAAGTAGGGTTTCCTGTTGCCATGAAAATCTCCTCTCCCGATATCCTTCATAAGTCTGATGTGGGTGGTGTGAAGGTCGGGATGCAGAATGCCTCTGCTGTTGAAGATGCGTTTGAACTGATGATGCTTCGGGTTAAGAGAAAAAAGCCAGATGCGGATATCAAGGGAGTACTGATTGAAAGAATGATCTTTGGGGGACGTGAGGTTATTTTGGGGATGAAAAAAGATCCTCAGTTTGGACCCGTTCTGATGTTTGGTTTGGGTGGAATATTTGTGGAAGTGCTTAAAGATGTCTCTTTCGGTTTGGCTCCGCTTACCAGTGAAGAATGTATCAAGATGATCGAAAGTACCAAATCCTACAAGCTTCTTACGGGGGCCCGCGGGGAAAAACCCTATGATATTTTGGCTATTGTCGAGAATCTGCAGCGAATGTCACAGTTAGTTATTGACTTTCCTGAAATCTCTGAAATCGATATAAACCCGCTTAAGGTGGGCCACGAGGGCGACGGGGCTTTTGTGGTTGATGCAAGAATTGTATTAGAAAAGGAGAACGGGTAA
- a CDS encoding Acetoin utilization acuC protein — MKTKPAAFIHSKEIERYHYPPDNPFKTERASMTRKILLEHNLFTGNGRFEEAPRPAKENELLLFHSKEYLETLKRVSQGRFRSEDFQMGLGTGDCPVFPDLYAYSKLASGGTIRAAELILEEKAQLAFNPSGGFHHAYSNEAGGFCYINDVALACKIFQKAGKRVFCLDIDAHHGNGTETAFIDDNSVFTVSLHQSGTTLFPGTGFEHEIGIGAGKGFNVNVPLPAGCDDELYLSAYNSIVPVLLEKFNPDVLVIEIGMDTLSADPLSNLNLTIKVIADILPKLRDTEIPILATGGGGYNPRDAARSWAFAWSVLCGVETVEDVGGRIFHDKHLAQESGYFTPSSPMTQRSNSELVSNILEKIKRIIFPLHGIKN; from the coding sequence ATGAAAACTAAACCCGCTGCATTCATCCATTCCAAAGAGATAGAACGATATCACTACCCACCTGACAATCCATTTAAAACGGAACGTGCTTCCATGACACGGAAAATCCTGCTTGAACACAACCTGTTTACCGGCAATGGTCGTTTTGAAGAAGCTCCCAGACCGGCTAAGGAAAATGAGCTTCTGCTTTTCCACAGCAAAGAGTATCTTGAAACATTGAAAAGAGTTTCGCAGGGGAGATTCAGATCTGAGGATTTCCAGATGGGGCTTGGGACCGGTGACTGTCCGGTTTTCCCCGACCTCTACGCTTATTCCAAACTGGCTTCAGGGGGGACAATTCGGGCAGCAGAGCTTATTCTTGAAGAGAAAGCGCAGCTGGCGTTCAACCCTTCCGGGGGATTTCATCACGCATACAGCAATGAGGCCGGGGGGTTCTGTTACATAAACGATGTTGCACTTGCCTGTAAAATTTTTCAAAAAGCAGGTAAGAGGGTTTTTTGTCTCGATATCGATGCACATCACGGAAACGGAACAGAAACAGCCTTCATTGATGACAACTCAGTTTTCACTGTCTCACTACACCAAAGCGGTACAACACTGTTTCCCGGGACCGGATTTGAACATGAGATCGGCATCGGAGCGGGAAAAGGGTTCAATGTAAATGTTCCACTTCCGGCGGGGTGTGATGATGAACTGTACCTCTCGGCCTATAACAGTATTGTGCCAGTGCTGCTTGAAAAATTCAACCCCGATGTTTTGGTAATTGAAATCGGGATGGATACATTATCAGCAGACCCTCTGAGCAATCTTAATCTGACTATTAAAGTAATTGCAGATATACTTCCTAAGCTCCGCGATACAGAAATCCCGATCCTCGCAACGGGAGGAGGGGGTTACAATCCACGGGATGCAGCAAGAAGCTGGGCTTTTGCCTGGAGTGTGTTATGCGGTGTGGAAACTGTTGAGGATGTAGGGGGAAGAATTTTTCATGACAAACATCTTGCCCAAGAATCAGGCTACTTCACCCCTTCGTCTCCAATGACCCAAAGGAGCAACTCAGAATTGGTCAGCAATATTCTAGAAAAGATAAAAAGGATAATTTTTCCACTACACGGAATAAAGAATTAG
- a CDS encoding major facilitator superfamily transporter, translating into MSGEKVFNRWFVVAGALIIQVSLGAVYIWSVFQTPLMSVYPSWSETAVTLPAQLVLASFALAVIFGGRFQDRLGPRKVATAGGIILGVGLILARFTQYFSPPMALIWLIITFSILGGIGIGAGYVCPIATCVKWFPDKRGLISGLAVAGFGAGAFFFAPLARGLVSGGAYQVFAVDLFTLPRLGVFNTFMALGIIFLVAVVAGAQLLRNPPEGYSPPGWSPPKQADGSSLKSADFTPSQMLRTPAFWFLWITYFAGCTAGLQVIMKASPIWQSMGIADIVPPVPEAEFLRIGALGAMAVSILALFNSGGRIIWGKISDTIGRKTTLVVMFILCGTVMLMLNSMQSFPLFLLGIGVVGLCFGGFLAIYPALTADYFGTKHLGVNYGWMYTAYGAGGIVGPFLAAKLMRVESNIPYLVSNNIGEIAEKMFAVGNYQAAFVVAGIACIIAAAVALMIKVPVQNNAG; encoded by the coding sequence ATGTCGGGTGAGAAGGTGTTTAACCGTTGGTTTGTTGTGGCAGGGGCTTTAATCATTCAGGTAAGCCTTGGAGCGGTTTATATCTGGAGTGTATTCCAGACACCGCTTATGAGTGTGTATCCTTCATGGTCTGAAACTGCAGTGACCCTGCCAGCTCAACTTGTACTGGCATCATTTGCGCTTGCTGTGATATTCGGGGGGCGCTTTCAGGATCGTCTCGGACCGAGGAAAGTTGCAACTGCGGGAGGGATCATTCTGGGTGTGGGACTGATTCTTGCCAGGTTTACTCAATATTTCTCTCCACCTATGGCGTTAATCTGGTTAATAATCACCTTTTCAATTCTTGGTGGAATAGGGATAGGAGCTGGGTATGTGTGCCCCATTGCAACCTGTGTCAAATGGTTTCCCGATAAACGGGGGCTAATATCGGGACTGGCTGTAGCGGGGTTTGGAGCCGGGGCGTTCTTTTTTGCCCCTCTGGCAAGAGGGCTTGTTTCCGGAGGTGCCTATCAGGTTTTTGCTGTCGATCTTTTTACCCTTCCACGTCTTGGGGTGTTCAATACTTTCATGGCGCTTGGAATAATTTTTCTGGTGGCGGTTGTGGCCGGGGCGCAGTTGCTCAGAAATCCGCCCGAAGGATATTCTCCTCCAGGGTGGAGTCCTCCAAAACAGGCAGACGGTTCATCCTTAAAATCAGCCGATTTCACCCCTTCGCAAATGCTCAGAACACCAGCTTTTTGGTTTTTATGGATAACCTATTTTGCTGGCTGCACCGCAGGGCTGCAGGTGATCATGAAAGCCTCTCCGATCTGGCAGTCGATGGGTATTGCAGATATAGTGCCTCCGGTTCCGGAAGCTGAATTTCTAAGAATCGGGGCTTTGGGTGCAATGGCAGTCTCCATTCTGGCACTGTTTAATTCCGGGGGACGGATTATCTGGGGGAAGATCTCTGATACTATTGGCAGGAAAACTACATTAGTTGTTATGTTCATTTTATGCGGGACTGTGATGCTTATGCTCAACTCTATGCAGAGTTTCCCATTGTTTCTGTTGGGAATCGGTGTTGTGGGGTTGTGTTTTGGAGGTTTTCTTGCAATTTACCCTGCTTTAACTGCTGATTATTTCGGGACAAAGCATTTAGGGGTTAATTACGGATGGATGTATACTGCTTATGGTGCAGGCGGAATTGTCGGACCTTTTCTTGCTGCAAAATTGATGCGTGTGGAATCAAACATTCCATACCTGGTTTCCAATAATATTGGGGAGATTGCGGAAAAAATGTTTGCAGTGGGGAATTATCAGGCAGCTTTCGTTGTCGCGGGGATAGCATGTATCATTGCTGCTGCTGTTGCATTGATGATAAAGGTTCCTGTGCAGAATAATGCAGGATAG